The following coding sequences are from one Acomys russatus chromosome 16, mAcoRus1.1, whole genome shotgun sequence window:
- the Krt222 gene encoding keratin-like protein KRT222, giving the protein MELSQLLNEIRANYEQLLTRNQIETVLSTRIQLEEDITKRMDKDEEALKAAQAELKEARRQCHHLQVEIESLHAVERGLENSLQASEQHYQTQLQDLESEADRLEKELQEVRRGIERQLQEHEALLNTKMRLEQEIATYRRLLEQEEIRYYGCIQGEKKEEKPTRSKVGFLLPSAIINEISFSTKVSQKYEDENVGTETKQAVVNGNTVKESAEAHGTVQTEKVDEVIKEWEGSFFKDNPRLRKKSVSLRFDLHLAATEEGCLQSRRDNLPDIEVRLIMRRSCSIPSIKPPPGTN; this is encoded by the exons ATGGAGCTGTCCCAGCTCCTCAATGAGATCAGGGCAAACTATGAACAGCTTCTCACCAGAAATCAGATAGAGACGGTGCTGTCAACACGGATCCAG CTAGAGGAAGATATAACGAAAAGAATGGACAAGGATGAAGAAGCTCTGAAGGCAGCTCAGGCTGAGCTCAAAGAGGCCCGCCGCCAGTGCCACCACCTACAAGTGGAAATTGAGTCTCTCCACGCTGTG GAAAGGGGCCTTGAAAACTCCCTgcaggccagtgagcagcattaCCAGACGCAGCTGCAGGATCTGGAGTCCGAGGCTGACAGACTAGAGAAAGAGCTGCAGGAAGTGAGGCGTGGCATCGAGAGGCAGCTTCAGGAGCACGAGGCGCTTCTCAACACGAAGATGAGGCTGGAGCAGGAAATAGCCACGTACCGCCGCCTGCTAGAACAGGAAGAGATCAG ATATTATGGTTGTAtccaaggagagaaaaaagaagagaaacctaCCAGGAGCAAAGTTGGCTTCCTTCTCCCCTCAG CCATCATAAATGAAATATCTTTTTCAACAAAAGTCTCACAAAAGTACGAAGATGAGAATGTGGGGACAGAGACCAAGCAGGCAGTAGTAAACGGTAATACAGTGAAGGAGAGTGCGGAGGCTCACGGCACCGTGCA gACAGAGAAAGTGGATGAAGTTATAAAAGAATGGGAAGGCTCTTTCTTTAAAGATAACCCTCGCCTGAGGAAAAAGTCTGTCTCTCTCCGGTTTGATCTGCACTTAGCAGCCACTGAGGAGGGGTGTTTACAGAGTAGACGGGATAACCTCCCAGACATTGAAGTCAGGCTTATCATGCGAAGGTCATGTAGTATTCCCTCCATCAAACCCCCACCAGGAACCAACTAA